One genomic region from Pirellulales bacterium encodes:
- the hpnR gene encoding hopanoid C-3 methylase HpnR gives MRVLYVHPSALMYSKVYLRLEPLGLELVAEATRRAGHEVRLLDLQSFRHRDYFKLVDEWRPRAIGFSLNYLANIPEVVDLAITTRQRRADCFLFAGGHSASFTAHEILAHARGAIDCVVRGEGEGVTPQVLEAAAGGDSLTSLAGVVALDGAGPPPQLLRTLDDVQPARDLLRRRRSYFIGSLDPCASVEFSRGCPWDCTFCSAWTFYGRSYRKVSPQAAAEDLGRVREPGVFIVDDVAFIHPEHGHALADEIERRGIRKDYYLETRGDVLLRNKEVFQRWRRLGLKYMFLGLEAVDEEGLRRFRKRVSLGKNFEALEYARSLGIVVAVNIIADPAWDERRFELIREWAMSVPEIVHITVNTPYPGTETWQGEAARLTTRDYRLFDVQHAVLPTQLPLARFYEELVRTQQVLNRKHLGLAALKHTFFLSARLLAKGQTNFVRMLWKFNSVYHPGRQLADHQRQVEYGIALPRQESQKDPEVFYVHPPATAAPGTRVATALPSCPTAE, from the coding sequence ATGAGGGTGCTCTACGTCCACCCCAGTGCCTTGATGTATTCCAAGGTTTACCTGCGGCTGGAACCCTTGGGCCTGGAATTGGTGGCCGAAGCGACCCGCCGGGCGGGGCACGAAGTGCGGCTGCTCGACCTGCAAAGCTTTCGCCACCGCGACTATTTCAAGCTCGTCGACGAGTGGCGGCCGCGGGCCATCGGCTTTTCGCTCAATTATCTGGCGAACATCCCGGAGGTAGTCGATCTGGCGATCACCACGCGCCAGCGGCGGGCCGATTGTTTCCTTTTCGCCGGCGGCCACAGCGCCAGCTTCACGGCTCATGAGATTCTGGCGCATGCCCGTGGCGCGATCGACTGTGTGGTCCGCGGCGAAGGCGAGGGCGTGACGCCGCAGGTGTTGGAGGCGGCCGCGGGGGGAGACTCGCTGACGTCGCTGGCCGGCGTGGTGGCGCTCGACGGAGCGGGTCCTCCGCCGCAATTGCTGCGCACGCTGGACGACGTGCAACCGGCCCGCGACCTGCTGCGTCGGCGTCGGAGCTACTTTATCGGGTCGCTCGATCCCTGCGCCTCGGTCGAGTTTTCGCGGGGCTGTCCCTGGGACTGCACATTTTGCAGCGCGTGGACCTTTTACGGCCGCAGTTACCGCAAGGTCAGCCCCCAGGCGGCGGCCGAAGATTTGGGCCGCGTGCGCGAGCCGGGCGTGTTCATCGTCGACGACGTGGCCTTCATTCATCCGGAGCACGGCCACGCGCTGGCCGACGAGATCGAGCGCCGCGGCATTCGCAAAGACTATTACCTGGAGACGCGGGGCGACGTGCTGCTGCGGAACAAGGAGGTCTTCCAGCGCTGGCGGCGGCTGGGGCTGAAATACATGTTTCTGGGCCTGGAAGCGGTCGACGAGGAGGGGCTCAGGCGTTTTCGCAAGCGCGTGTCGCTGGGCAAGAATTTCGAGGCGTTGGAGTACGCCCGATCGCTGGGCATCGTCGTGGCGGTGAACATCATCGCCGATCCGGCCTGGGACGAGCGGCGCTTCGAGTTGATTCGCGAGTGGGCCATGTCGGTGCCGGAGATCGTCCACATCACGGTCAACACGCCCTATCCGGGCACCGAAACCTGGCAGGGCGAAGCGGCCCGCCTGACGACGCGCGACTACCGGCTGTTCGACGTGCAGCACGCCGTGCTTCCCACGCAGTTGCCGCTGGCCCGCTTCTATGAAGAGTTGGTCCGCACGCAGCAGGTGCTCAACCGCAAGCATTTGGGCCTGGCCGCGTTGAAGCACACGTTCTTCCTTTCGGCCAGGTTATTGGCCAAGGGACAGACCAATTTCGTGCGGATGTTGTGGAAGTTCAACTCGGTTTACCATCCTGGCCGCCAGTTGGCCGACCACCAGCGGCAAGTGGAGTACGGCATTGCGTTGCCGCGGCAGGAATCGCAAAAAGACCCGGAGGTGTTTTACGTGCATCCGCCGGCGACGGCTGCGCCGGGGACGAGAGTTGCGACGGCCCTTCCGTCATGTCCGACAGCAGAGTAG
- a CDS encoding Gfo/Idh/MocA family oxidoreductase, whose translation MNKLRWGILGVAKIATEKVIPAMKRARDVELVAIASRSAEKAQPAAARLGLPKWHGSYEALLADDQIDAVYIPLPNHLHVSWSIECLKAGKHVLCEKPIGLNVAQAERLVEAGRQHPRLKLMEAFMYRHHPQWVTARRLVTEGQIGQLRTIHALFSYFNRNPADVRNQAEIGGGGLMDIGCYPISVSRFLFAAEPHRVFAQVEYDPEFRTDRLASGIMDFADGTGTFTCGTQISPYQRVNIVGTEGRVEIEIPFNAPPDRPCRLWHQHASKIDEIVLDACDQYTVQAELFSRAVLDDTPVPTPIDDAVGNMRVIEAMFRSGQSGRWETP comes from the coding sequence ATGAACAAACTACGCTGGGGCATTCTGGGCGTGGCCAAAATCGCCACGGAAAAAGTCATCCCCGCCATGAAGCGGGCACGCGACGTCGAACTCGTCGCCATCGCTTCACGCTCGGCCGAAAAAGCGCAGCCGGCCGCCGCACGGCTCGGATTGCCGAAATGGCACGGCTCTTACGAGGCACTGCTCGCCGACGACCAGATTGACGCCGTCTACATTCCCCTGCCCAACCATCTGCACGTCTCCTGGTCGATCGAATGCCTGAAGGCCGGCAAGCACGTGCTCTGCGAAAAGCCGATCGGCCTGAATGTCGCCCAAGCCGAGCGGCTGGTCGAGGCCGGCCGGCAACATCCGCGGCTGAAGCTGATGGAAGCCTTCATGTATCGCCATCACCCGCAGTGGGTCACCGCCCGACGGCTCGTGACCGAAGGCCAAATCGGGCAGCTCCGCACCATTCACGCGCTGTTTTCGTATTTCAACCGCAACCCGGCCGACGTGCGAAACCAGGCCGAGATCGGCGGCGGCGGGCTGATGGATATTGGCTGTTATCCCATCTCGGTCTCGCGGTTCCTGTTTGCCGCCGAGCCGCACCGCGTGTTCGCCCAGGTCGAGTACGACCCGGAGTTTCGCACCGACCGGCTGGCTTCGGGCATCATGGACTTCGCCGACGGCACCGGCACCTTCACCTGCGGGACGCAAATCTCTCCGTATCAGCGCGTCAACATCGTCGGCACCGAGGGCCGCGTCGAGATTGAAATTCCGTTCAACGCCCCGCCCGACCGGCCCTGTCGGCTGTGGCACCAGCACGCCTCGAAGATCGACGAGATCGTGCTCGACGCCTGCGACCAGTACACCGTGCAGGCCGAGTTGTTCTCGCGCGCCGTGCTCGACGACACGCCGGTGCCGACGCCCATCGACGACGCCGTGGGCAACATGCGGGTGATCGAGGCGATGTTCCGCTCGGGGCAAAGCGGCCGATGGGAAACGCCATGA
- a CDS encoding DUF362 domain-containing protein has translation MTANTPCKTNETAALHRRTLLIGAGTAAAGIAAWPWLRARLAEAAPVFLARGQRYDGPLETTIRDGLVATGIDPGGLRGRKVLLKPNLVEPVRSSPHMTTHPAMIVAAAEVFRGWGAEVAVGEAPGHVRDTEMALVESGLAEALAAAELPFCDLNYEDAVWTENRGKASKLSGFYFPRSVAEADLVVSMPKLKTHHWVGLTVSLKNMYGVLPGILYGWPKNVLHHAGIPETVCDINASLGKTIAIVDGILCMEGDGPIMGTPKPLGLVAVGMNPTAVDATCARIIGLEPSRVSYLKLTSGRLGPIEDRLIVERGENWRQLVAPFELLDRPHLTELRA, from the coding sequence TTGACGGCCAACACGCCTTGCAAAACGAACGAAACCGCGGCGTTGCACCGCCGCACGCTCTTGATCGGCGCAGGGACGGCGGCCGCCGGTATCGCCGCCTGGCCTTGGCTGCGCGCGCGGTTGGCCGAGGCGGCGCCGGTGTTTCTTGCTCGCGGCCAACGTTACGACGGCCCCCTGGAAACGACCATTCGCGACGGGCTGGTGGCCACCGGTATCGACCCCGGCGGATTGCGCGGCCGAAAGGTGCTGCTCAAGCCGAACCTGGTCGAGCCGGTCCGCTCGTCGCCGCACATGACGACGCACCCCGCCATGATCGTGGCCGCCGCCGAGGTCTTTCGCGGCTGGGGCGCCGAGGTCGCCGTGGGCGAAGCACCGGGCCATGTGCGCGACACCGAAATGGCGCTGGTCGAATCGGGCCTGGCAGAGGCCCTCGCAGCGGCCGAACTTCCCTTTTGCGACTTGAACTACGAAGACGCCGTCTGGACGGAGAACCGCGGGAAAGCTTCCAAGCTATCGGGCTTTTATTTTCCCCGCAGCGTGGCCGAGGCCGATCTGGTGGTGTCGATGCCGAAGCTCAAGACGCACCATTGGGTCGGGCTGACGGTCTCGCTCAAGAACATGTATGGCGTGCTGCCCGGCATTTTGTATGGCTGGCCGAAAAACGTGCTGCACCACGCCGGCATCCCTGAAACCGTGTGCGACATCAACGCCTCGCTGGGCAAGACGATCGCCATTGTCGACGGCATTTTGTGTATGGAAGGCGACGGCCCGATCATGGGCACGCCCAAGCCGCTGGGCCTGGTGGCGGTCGGAATGAATCCCACGGCCGTCGATGCCACGTGTGCCCGCATCATCGGACTGGAACCGTCGCGAGTCAGCTACTTGAAGCTGACGTCGGGCCGGCTGGGACCGATTGAAGACCGGCTGATCGTCGAGCGCGGTGAAAACTGGCGGCAGCTCGTCGCGCCGTTTGAACTGCTCGACAGGCCGCATCTGACCGAGCTGCGCGCGTAA